In one Vibrio sp. YMD68 genomic region, the following are encoded:
- a CDS encoding magnesium transporter, translating to MENNTIQDVVSELLTDSGDASSQQAVIEQWEQDNSAVDVALLLESLPLTERLGTWEQLSDTMKVPVLVEMRADASTSILDNQDDGTLLALFTGIDADTLLELQDSIPDHLLENVLGLMNEEQQNRYSAAQQFDDEEVGHWCDHQPLVVPAKTKIKVVMRLLRRNLPPHSHVIYLVDSRGNWTGTVRINRLFDVEPTLRISELSEDDFPSLDAKEDIYSASNKVSLSGESSLPVITESGLLIGRLDMGTAYKLQSEKAESQLMAQAGLGEDEDLFASVRKSAQNRAIWLGINLMTAFLASWFIGLFEATLQQVVALAVLMPVVASMGGIAGSQTLTLIVRGLALGQISKANLKPLLTKEVKVGALNGVLWAVVIGFVAGYWFENPMLGVVIGIAIVANIICAAISGIFIPVILDKLNIDPALSGSVILTTVTDIVGFVTFLGLGSVLLLG from the coding sequence ATGGAAAATAACACCATTCAGGATGTGGTCAGTGAGTTGCTTACTGATTCTGGTGATGCCAGCTCGCAACAAGCCGTGATAGAGCAGTGGGAGCAAGATAACTCGGCTGTCGATGTTGCGCTGCTACTCGAATCTCTCCCGCTTACCGAGCGTTTAGGTACATGGGAGCAACTTTCAGATACGATGAAAGTGCCTGTGCTGGTTGAGATGCGTGCAGATGCCAGCACGTCGATCCTAGATAATCAAGACGACGGTACATTGCTGGCTCTGTTTACCGGGATAGATGCTGATACCTTGCTCGAATTGCAAGACAGCATTCCTGATCATTTGCTCGAAAACGTACTTGGGCTGATGAATGAAGAGCAGCAAAATCGCTATTCTGCCGCACAACAATTTGACGATGAAGAAGTAGGCCACTGGTGTGATCACCAGCCTTTAGTGGTGCCAGCAAAAACCAAAATCAAAGTGGTCATGCGATTGCTGCGCCGCAACCTTCCGCCACATAGTCACGTGATTTATCTGGTCGATAGCCGTGGCAACTGGACAGGAACGGTGCGCATCAATCGTTTGTTTGACGTTGAACCGACACTGCGAATTTCAGAACTGTCAGAAGATGATTTTCCATCACTCGATGCAAAGGAAGACATTTATTCCGCGTCCAATAAAGTGTCACTCAGTGGCGAATCCTCTTTACCCGTTATTACTGAAAGTGGCTTATTGATTGGCCGTTTAGACATGGGCACCGCCTACAAACTCCAAAGTGAGAAAGCGGAATCTCAATTGATGGCACAAGCGGGTCTTGGTGAAGATGAAGACCTTTTTGCCTCGGTACGCAAAAGCGCACAAAATCGAGCTATTTGGTTAGGCATTAACCTGATGACGGCGTTTTTAGCCTCGTGGTTTATCGGCTTGTTTGAAGCGACGTTGCAGCAGGTGGTTGCATTGGCAGTGTTAATGCCTGTTGTCGCTTCAATGGGGGGAATAGCGGGTAGCCAAACATTGACGTTGATTGTTCGGGGGTTAGCACTTGGGCAAATATCTAAAGCTAACCTTAAACCTTTATTAACGAAAGAAGTGAAAGTCGGTGCGCTGAACGGTGTGTTATGGGCAGTCGTCATTGGCTTTGTTGCCGGTTACTGGTTTGAAAACCCAATGCTGGGTGTTGTGATTGGTATTGCCATCGTTGCTAATATTATTTGCGCGGCGATATCAGGGATTTTTATTCCCGTGATACTCGACAAGCTCAACATCGATCCTGCGTTATCTGGCTCGGTGATTTTAACGACAGTGACGGACATCGTCGGCTTTGTGACTTTCTTAGGTTTGGGCAGTGTGCTTTTACTTGGTTAG
- the nfsA gene encoding oxygen-insensitive NADPH nitroreductase, which translates to MNSTIETILGHRSIRKYTQQPIEKQQLEAIIQAGLAASSSSMLQVVSIIRVTDKDKRKLLAQYAGNQAYVESAAEFLVFCIDYQRHVEINPQVQADFTELTLIGAVDSGIMAQNCLLAAESLGLGGVYIGGLRNNVQQVDELLGLPQNSAVLFGMCLGHPDQQPELKPRLPAHVILHENQYQPLSLDDIKNYDDSMQSYYANRSSNQKQTSWSQDITGKLSGESRPHILPYLNGKGLTKR; encoded by the coding sequence ATGAACAGCACAATAGAAACCATTTTAGGTCACCGATCCATTCGTAAATATACACAGCAGCCAATAGAAAAACAGCAGTTGGAGGCGATCATTCAAGCGGGTTTAGCCGCTTCATCGTCCAGCATGTTGCAGGTTGTTTCTATCATCAGAGTGACAGACAAAGATAAGCGAAAACTGCTGGCTCAATATGCGGGGAATCAAGCGTATGTAGAGAGTGCTGCTGAGTTTCTTGTGTTTTGTATCGACTACCAACGCCACGTTGAAATAAATCCACAGGTCCAAGCTGACTTCACAGAGCTGACTCTTATTGGCGCTGTTGATTCTGGAATCATGGCGCAAAACTGTTTATTGGCCGCCGAATCATTAGGGTTAGGTGGCGTGTACATTGGCGGATTACGCAATAACGTTCAACAGGTTGATGAACTTCTCGGGCTTCCTCAAAATAGCGCGGTACTTTTTGGCATGTGTTTGGGGCACCCGGATCAACAACCTGAGCTGAAGCCTCGTTTACCTGCTCATGTCATTCTGCACGAGAACCAGTATCAGCCGCTGAGTTTGGACGATATTAAAAACTATGACGATTCCATGCAAAGTTACTACGCCAATCGTTCAAGTAACCAGAAACAAACGAGCTGGTCACAAGACATAACAGGGAAGCTTTCTGGGGAATCACGCCCACACATTCTTCCTTACTTGAATGGGAAAGGATTGACCAAACGATAG
- a CDS encoding RecX family transcriptional regulator, with product MNSAMWHLGQRDLTESELINKLRIKTDNEDWITQTIEKLRRLDYLKPDNEFAEQFAERAFSSEYGSGYILEKLKKKGIAGALIQEAIEKVKQERQIDEQTILTERVNHYYQEFTMSKEKLVAALQKRGFSYAQINESLRQHPSFAQLRSNLEIKAEKADLEKEVLKYVRKGKGLTVIRQELRQRKIDVTDLDALIDKLVDSGEIDFYSACLEQLEKKSYDLNIHKERSKAYAMLSRKGYSSEQIQFALSESS from the coding sequence ATGAACTCAGCCATGTGGCATTTGGGCCAGCGCGATCTGACCGAAAGCGAGTTGATCAACAAGCTTCGAATCAAAACCGATAACGAAGATTGGATCACTCAGACAATAGAAAAGCTGCGCCGGTTAGATTATCTGAAGCCAGATAATGAATTCGCTGAACAGTTTGCAGAGCGCGCTTTTTCCAGTGAGTACGGCTCGGGTTATATTCTGGAAAAATTGAAGAAGAAAGGCATAGCTGGTGCGCTGATCCAGGAGGCCATCGAGAAAGTAAAGCAAGAGCGACAAATCGATGAACAGACGATACTGACCGAACGAGTGAATCACTATTATCAAGAATTCACCATGAGCAAAGAAAAGCTCGTGGCCGCGCTACAAAAACGCGGTTTCAGTTACGCTCAAATTAACGAAAGCCTTCGGCAGCATCCCAGTTTTGCTCAGTTACGTTCAAACCTAGAAATCAAAGCTGAAAAAGCCGATCTTGAGAAGGAAGTGCTGAAATATGTTCGTAAAGGCAAAGGGTTAACGGTGATTCGTCAAGAACTACGTCAGCGAAAAATAGACGTGACGGATCTCGACGCCTTGATCGACAAGCTCGTTGACTCAGGAGAAATCGATTTTTATAGCGCGTGTTTAGAGCAGTTGGAAAAGAAATCGTACGATCTGAATATTCATAAAGAGCGCAGCAAAGCGTACGCAATGCTAAGCCGAAAAGGGTATTCTTCAGAACAAATTCAATTCGCACTCAGTGAAAGCAGTTAA
- a CDS encoding glycerate kinase: protein MKVVIAPDSYKESLTAMEVACAIERGFKQVMPNAEYVKLPMADGGEGTVQSLVDATGGIIVEQQVTGPMGDRVEGFFGLVGDGSTAVIEMAAASGLDLVERNKRNPLLTTSYGTGELIKGALDKGVKHIIIGLGGSATNDGGTGMAQALGAKLIDKHGNDLAYGGGALKNLVSIDLTELDPRLQSVSLEVACDVDNPLCGIKGASHVFGPQKGATSEMIDTLDANLAHYAKVIAETTGKDIKDVAGAGAAGGLGAALIGMFNATLRPGISIVMDAVNLEKVVKSANLVITGEGRIDSQTIHGKTPIGVARVAKQFKLPVIAIAGSTAADCNVVYEHGIDAVYSVVLGATDLPTALKEAAFNIEMTSRNVAKALSIRL, encoded by the coding sequence ATGAAAGTGGTTATTGCTCCGGATTCTTACAAAGAAAGCTTAACAGCAATGGAAGTGGCTTGTGCGATTGAACGTGGCTTCAAACAAGTGATGCCCAATGCGGAATACGTTAAGTTACCGATGGCAGATGGCGGAGAAGGAACCGTTCAATCTCTTGTTGACGCGACGGGAGGAATCATTGTTGAACAGCAAGTCACCGGTCCAATGGGTGATAGGGTTGAGGGTTTCTTTGGCTTGGTTGGTGATGGCTCGACGGCTGTCATTGAAATGGCAGCCGCTTCAGGGCTTGACCTTGTTGAACGCAATAAACGCAATCCATTATTAACCACTTCATATGGTACGGGCGAGCTGATTAAAGGTGCGCTCGACAAAGGGGTAAAACACATCATTATCGGTTTAGGTGGCAGCGCGACCAACGATGGTGGTACAGGCATGGCACAAGCTCTCGGTGCAAAGCTTATCGACAAACATGGCAACGACTTGGCCTACGGTGGTGGCGCACTCAAGAACTTAGTGAGCATTGATTTAACCGAACTCGATCCGCGTTTACAAAGCGTTTCTCTCGAAGTTGCTTGCGATGTGGACAACCCATTGTGTGGCATAAAAGGGGCTTCCCATGTGTTTGGCCCTCAAAAAGGGGCAACATCTGAGATGATTGATACCTTAGACGCTAACCTTGCGCATTATGCAAAAGTGATCGCTGAAACCACAGGTAAAGACATTAAAGACGTTGCAGGCGCTGGGGCCGCAGGAGGCTTAGGTGCCGCACTCATTGGGATGTTTAACGCCACGTTACGGCCCGGGATCAGCATTGTTATGGATGCGGTAAACCTTGAAAAGGTGGTAAAGAGCGCGAACCTGGTTATTACGGGTGAAGGCCGTATCGATAGCCAAACCATTCATGGGAAAACCCCGATAGGCGTCGCGCGTGTCGCAAAACAGTTTAAGCTTCCTGTCATCGCGATCGCTGGGTCGACAGCAGCAGATTGCAACGTGGTTTATGAGCATGGTATTGATGCGGTCTACAGCGTTGTTCTTGGCGCTACGGATCTACCAACGGCGCTAAAAGAGGCCGCATTTAATATTGAAATGACGTCTAGAAATGTTGCAAAAGCCCTGTCGATTCGGCTGTAA
- a CDS encoding GntP family permease — translation MTLVLILLGVIAFIVLSTTKYKLHPFLSLILAAFIAAFAYGLPADSIAKTIASGFGGILGYIGLVIVLGTIIGVILEKSGAAITMADTVIKVLGERYPTLTMTIIGYIVSVPVFCDSGFVILNSLKESLAHRLKTSSVAMSVALAAGLYATHTFIPPTPGPIAAAGNLGLESNLGLVIGVGIFVAAAASLAGMLWANRFKDVEPDVKAEEFEAASQDWKTLKASYGELPTATQAFAPIFVPILLICFGSIARFPSLPLGEGVVYDVLNFLGQPLTALFIGLLLATRLLKASNKIEEFGERINQGILSAAPILLITGAGGAFGAVLKATPLGDYLGTTLSALGVGIFMPFIVAAALKSAQGSSTVALVTTSALVAPMLAQLGLDSEMGRVLTVMAIGAGAMTVSHANDSFFWVVSQFSRMSVGLAYRAQTMATLVQGITAMTLVYILSLVLL, via the coding sequence ATGACCCTAGTTCTCATACTATTGGGGGTGATAGCATTCATCGTCCTCTCTACAACCAAATACAAACTACACCCATTTTTATCATTGATTCTAGCTGCATTTATTGCCGCTTTTGCCTACGGATTACCGGCTGACAGCATTGCGAAAACCATCGCCTCAGGCTTTGGTGGAATACTCGGCTATATTGGTCTTGTTATTGTCCTCGGCACCATCATTGGTGTGATACTAGAAAAAAGCGGCGCTGCCATCACCATGGCAGACACCGTCATTAAAGTACTGGGTGAGCGGTACCCAACACTGACCATGACGATCATTGGGTACATTGTTTCCGTTCCTGTTTTTTGTGACTCGGGCTTCGTGATTTTAAATTCATTGAAAGAGTCTTTAGCTCACCGGTTAAAAACCTCCAGTGTTGCTATGAGCGTGGCGTTGGCTGCGGGTCTTTATGCTACGCATACTTTCATTCCTCCAACGCCAGGCCCAATTGCGGCTGCGGGTAATCTGGGATTAGAGTCTAATCTAGGTTTAGTCATTGGTGTGGGTATCTTTGTCGCCGCGGCTGCATCTTTGGCGGGTATGTTATGGGCAAATCGTTTTAAAGACGTAGAGCCAGATGTAAAAGCTGAAGAATTTGAAGCAGCAAGTCAAGATTGGAAAACACTAAAAGCCTCTTACGGTGAATTACCAACGGCAACCCAAGCATTCGCCCCTATTTTTGTGCCTATTTTGCTTATCTGTTTTGGATCCATTGCCCGTTTCCCAAGCCTGCCTCTCGGTGAAGGGGTCGTCTACGATGTCTTGAATTTCTTAGGTCAGCCGTTAACAGCGTTATTTATTGGTTTACTACTGGCGACTCGTTTGCTTAAAGCCAGTAACAAAATTGAAGAGTTTGGCGAGCGCATTAATCAAGGTATTCTGTCTGCTGCGCCAATCCTATTGATCACTGGTGCAGGTGGTGCGTTTGGTGCGGTACTAAAAGCGACGCCGCTCGGTGACTACCTTGGTACGACATTATCGGCACTGGGTGTGGGTATCTTCATGCCATTTATTGTCGCTGCGGCGCTAAAATCGGCGCAAGGTTCGTCGACCGTTGCTCTAGTGACCACATCTGCCTTGGTTGCTCCGATGCTAGCGCAATTAGGGCTTGATTCGGAAATGGGCCGTGTATTGACCGTGATGGCGATAGGCGCTGGTGCAATGACCGTGTCACACGCTAACGACAGCTTCTTCTGGGTCGTGTCTCAATTCAGCCGCATGTCAGTCGGCTTAGCATACCGAGCACAAACGATGGCGACGTTAGTACAGGGCATTACTGCAATGACATTGGTGTATATCTTAAGCCTTGTCCTTTTATAA
- a CDS encoding sugar diacid recognition domain-containing protein, whose product MQLNSLIARQIVERASKIIQYPVNVMDENGQIIGSSDPARLHRTHEGALLAIHDNRTVEINKTVASTLNGVKEGINCPILYQDQVIGVVGVSGVPDDVRSFGELVQMTAELIIEQAAMMAQMQWNNRHREELLSQLIEGSSLSDNQLMSIAERLDLDLTQPRVAALVKVVPKPNQSVTQEQLQKLVDLLEYPARDNIVGIVSVSQNEVVVLKPITTKEDQWCIDAEKERVKKLARRAKKECDFTIQIFVGGYFPGLLGLARSYETAKATLDSSVPTAQSTLFFDDHKLSVFISSIKQDAWKKELLMAPINRLNEKDSKGVLIKTLNCYFSQDCDLARTCRLLHIHRNTLRYRLDRVEEITGLNINKLDDSIELYLALKSQ is encoded by the coding sequence ATGCAGTTAAATTCACTGATCGCACGTCAGATTGTAGAAAGAGCCAGTAAGATCATTCAATACCCTGTCAACGTCATGGATGAAAATGGGCAAATCATCGGTTCAAGCGATCCGGCTCGATTACATCGTACTCATGAAGGAGCGCTGTTAGCGATTCATGACAATCGGACCGTAGAAATCAACAAAACCGTGGCGAGTACATTAAATGGTGTCAAAGAAGGGATTAACTGCCCCATCCTGTATCAGGATCAAGTCATCGGCGTGGTGGGGGTTTCTGGTGTCCCTGATGATGTGAGAAGTTTTGGTGAACTGGTTCAAATGACGGCTGAGTTAATCATTGAACAAGCCGCAATGATGGCGCAGATGCAATGGAACAATCGACACCGTGAGGAGTTGCTAAGCCAACTGATTGAAGGATCGAGTTTAAGTGACAATCAACTGATGTCGATTGCAGAGCGTTTGGATTTGGACCTTACCCAACCGAGAGTGGCGGCGCTGGTGAAAGTGGTTCCAAAGCCGAATCAATCGGTGACACAAGAGCAGTTGCAAAAGCTCGTTGATTTATTGGAGTACCCAGCCAGAGACAATATCGTCGGTATTGTTTCCGTATCCCAAAATGAGGTGGTAGTCCTTAAACCCATTACGACTAAAGAGGATCAGTGGTGTATAGACGCGGAAAAAGAACGGGTCAAAAAGCTGGCTAGACGGGCCAAAAAAGAGTGTGATTTTACCATCCAGATATTTGTTGGCGGTTACTTCCCTGGTTTACTTGGCCTCGCGAGATCCTATGAAACGGCGAAAGCCACATTGGATTCCAGTGTACCAACGGCCCAAAGCACCCTGTTTTTTGATGATCACAAGCTGTCTGTCTTTATAAGCAGCATAAAACAGGACGCTTGGAAAAAAGAATTATTGATGGCTCCAATCAATAGATTGAATGAAAAAGACAGCAAGGGAGTATTGATTAAAACGCTCAATTGCTATTTTTCTCAAGACTGTGATTTAGCTCGAACTTGTCGTTTATTACATATTCATAGGAATACACTGAGATACCGATTAGACAGAGTTGAAGAGATTACAGGTTTAAATATCAATAAGTTAGATGATTCTATTGAGCTCTATCTCGCTTTGAAAAGTCAGTAA
- a CDS encoding AEC family transporter — protein sequence MFEQVINILFPVFALAFVGFAVGRWLKPDFKPINQINMSVCIPALVFASLATMPLDTEQLPLIYASLVAILVPGLLMIPICKYLGLNFKAWAPPHMFRNSGNLAIPLFTYTFGDAALAPAVLLFVMSACVHISIGLALLSEGNPFKQIFSMPVFLAAALAMFLNLSGIVVWNPLIEATSLLGQAAVPIMLLSLGSQMVNLRFSGLKIGLLSTLQSLATGAVAFAIIYWLIPLPTLHLQMMVLFTMLPPAVMNYLFAERFEVEPDKVASMVLFGNFLSVATLPLLLIFALSL from the coding sequence ATGTTCGAGCAAGTGATTAATATCTTATTTCCCGTCTTTGCTCTTGCGTTCGTTGGCTTTGCTGTTGGTCGATGGTTAAAACCAGATTTCAAACCGATCAATCAAATCAATATGAGTGTTTGTATCCCCGCATTAGTATTTGCCTCGCTGGCGACCATGCCTCTTGATACAGAACAGCTTCCCCTCATTTACGCCTCTTTGGTTGCGATCCTGGTACCGGGCCTGCTCATGATTCCGATCTGTAAATACCTGGGTCTAAATTTCAAAGCATGGGCGCCGCCTCATATGTTTCGTAATAGTGGTAATCTGGCCATCCCACTTTTTACTTATACCTTTGGTGATGCGGCTTTAGCTCCTGCGGTTTTACTGTTTGTTATGTCGGCCTGTGTCCACATTAGTATTGGCTTAGCGTTGCTTAGCGAGGGAAATCCTTTTAAGCAAATCTTCTCCATGCCCGTATTTTTAGCGGCCGCACTTGCGATGTTTCTCAACCTATCAGGGATCGTTGTTTGGAACCCGCTCATCGAAGCCACTTCACTTCTGGGGCAGGCCGCGGTTCCCATTATGTTGCTATCTCTTGGTTCTCAAATGGTTAATCTGCGCTTTAGTGGGCTTAAAATCGGATTACTCAGTACACTTCAATCTTTAGCGACTGGGGCGGTCGCATTTGCAATTATTTACTGGTTGATCCCACTGCCAACGCTTCACCTACAAATGATGGTGCTATTCACTATGCTTCCACCTGCTGTGATGAACTATCTCTTTGCGGAACGGTTTGAAGTTGAACCTGATAAGGTTGCGTCGATGGTTTTGTTTGGTAACTTTCTCAGTGTGGCCACGTTACCCTTGCTGCTGATTTTTGCACTCTCCTTGTAA
- a CDS encoding TetR/AcrR family transcriptional regulator — translation MRSAEFDREKVLRSAMDAFISKGYSKTSMQDLKKATGLHPGSIYCAFENKRGLLVAALNQYRLERNNEFMAVFDSKTTVMEGLEAYLDSVVEECERAQIKHCLLQKALNELADQDEEVENIISKMLNDWQQAFTEKLRQAQQDKEISEDKDCEELSQFLVMGIYGIRTFSYTHPVAGSLGRLSQQLLTYIRS, via the coding sequence ATGCGCAGTGCAGAGTTTGATCGAGAAAAAGTACTACGGTCAGCAATGGATGCCTTTATCAGTAAGGGTTACAGTAAAACCAGTATGCAAGATTTGAAAAAAGCCACAGGGTTGCACCCGGGCTCAATCTATTGCGCGTTTGAAAATAAACGAGGGCTACTGGTTGCTGCGCTTAATCAATATCGTCTAGAAAGAAACAATGAATTTATGGCTGTGTTCGACAGCAAAACTACCGTCATGGAAGGATTGGAAGCGTACCTTGATAGCGTAGTAGAAGAGTGTGAAAGAGCTCAAATTAAGCACTGCTTGCTGCAGAAGGCCTTGAATGAATTGGCCGATCAAGATGAAGAAGTTGAAAACATCATCAGTAAAATGCTCAATGATTGGCAGCAAGCCTTTACTGAAAAACTCCGCCAAGCTCAGCAAGATAAAGAAATATCCGAAGATAAAGATTGTGAGGAATTGTCGCAGTTTTTAGTCATGGGTATTTATGGTATCCGGACTTTTTCGTATACCCATCCAGTGGCGGGATCTCTTGGCCGGTTGAGTCAGCAGTTACTGACGTATATTCGCAGTTAA
- a CDS encoding alkene reductase, which yields MENLFEPLSLNDTITLKNRILMAPLTRCMADENLVPTQQMVDYYARRADTGLIISEAVIIRPDGQGYPNTPGLFSEDQISGWKKVTDAVHSNGGKIFAQLWHTGRVAHPHFFDGDFVLAPSAIAVEGSVPRMRELTYTVPKPASRDEIEQLVNDYSQAAENAIEAGFDGVEIHGANGYLIDQFLHYSSNVRDDEFGGNPINMVRFPLAVIDAISAKIGEDRTALRVSPGAYFNIDSDDRDRDVFDHLLTELEKRNLAYLHVGIFDDSMTFDYLGGSASSYLRANYSKTLVGVGSYTAETGSEAIKANKFDLLAIGRPLIANPDYVAKVKSGKEIVTYSDDMLMTLV from the coding sequence ATGGAAAACTTATTTGAACCGCTAAGCCTCAACGATACGATTACACTGAAAAACCGTATTTTAATGGCGCCACTCACTCGCTGTATGGCCGATGAGAACTTAGTCCCTACCCAACAAATGGTGGATTACTATGCTCGCCGTGCTGACACTGGGCTGATCATTTCTGAAGCTGTCATTATTCGACCAGATGGACAAGGGTATCCAAATACACCAGGCCTATTTAGTGAAGACCAAATTAGCGGTTGGAAAAAAGTCACCGATGCCGTTCATAGCAATGGTGGAAAGATTTTTGCTCAACTTTGGCATACAGGGCGTGTCGCGCACCCACATTTTTTCGATGGCGACTTTGTACTAGCCCCCTCTGCCATCGCGGTTGAAGGATCGGTACCCCGAATGCGTGAACTCACATACACCGTACCAAAACCGGCATCGAGAGATGAAATAGAACAACTGGTCAACGACTACAGCCAAGCCGCAGAAAACGCGATTGAAGCAGGCTTTGATGGCGTAGAAATTCACGGTGCCAATGGGTATTTGATTGATCAGTTCCTGCATTACAGCAGTAATGTTCGTGATGATGAATTTGGTGGGAACCCTATCAACATGGTTCGTTTCCCTCTCGCGGTTATTGATGCCATTAGTGCTAAAATCGGTGAAGATCGCACGGCTCTGCGTGTCTCTCCTGGGGCATATTTCAATATTGATAGCGATGATCGCGATAGAGATGTCTTCGATCACTTACTGACTGAGCTGGAAAAACGCAATCTTGCTTATCTTCATGTTGGCATCTTCGATGACTCCATGACATTTGATTATTTGGGCGGAAGCGCTTCCAGTTATCTGCGTGCAAACTACTCGAAAACATTAGTGGGCGTTGGAAGTTATACCGCCGAAACGGGCAGTGAAGCGATTAAAGCGAATAAGTTTGATTTACTTGCTATTGGTCGCCCTCTTATAGCCAACCCTGATTACGTTGCCAAAGTAAAATCTGGCAAGGAAATTGTCACCTATTCAGACGATATGCTGATGACGCTCGTTTAA
- a CDS encoding ATP-binding cassette domain-containing protein: MPHLTLQPLFQANKLSYRFDNGQTLFDNISCTFTHRRVGLVGRNGVGKSILASLLIKDRAPSSGNVDLHTTVASYNQLPSTLLQSDTTIAQYLKLDDIIRALESIELGECGSDLFALVEGRWTAKLDLEQQLIKLGLPKDVHFPCHLLSGGQLARLRLWQLFNEHVGLLVLDEPSNHLDREGRRWLVEQMSRYSGGILLISHDRQLLRHMDRIWALSTLGLTQYGGNFDFYVEQKHQESMAIDRQLTSVTKQQKHLEVQAQKNKEKSDQRAAKGNQTRVKGGMPKIVLNQLRSRATANVSNRMKNEGGRRELLQDKASLLQARQEQLKEQKVYLSDGVNRSKNLVSIVNGLLPFGSCEPIDLQISRGIKLHLQGGNGSGKSTLLKVLLGHEKYAEGTWSINTPMMYLDQHFGLLNERLSLLDNVCLLCDGVQHSEARTLLAGIGFRRDDVHRLANKLSGGEKMKLSMLVVSHQTKHPLLLLDEPDNHLDLDSKRLLSRALNRYQGAFVIVSHDEEFVQECGVNRPFVLSM, encoded by the coding sequence ATGCCACACCTAACATTACAACCATTATTTCAAGCGAATAAACTCAGCTACCGATTCGATAATGGCCAGACCTTATTCGATAATATTTCTTGCACGTTTACTCATCGCCGGGTGGGTTTAGTTGGACGCAACGGAGTCGGGAAATCCATTCTGGCTTCACTGCTGATAAAAGATCGAGCTCCTTCTTCTGGGAACGTAGATCTGCACACTACCGTCGCCAGTTACAATCAACTGCCCTCCACTTTGCTTCAAAGTGACACAACGATTGCTCAATACCTGAAGCTCGATGACATCATTCGGGCGTTGGAAAGCATTGAACTCGGAGAATGTGGTTCCGATCTCTTTGCTCTGGTTGAAGGGCGTTGGACGGCCAAACTCGATCTAGAACAGCAGCTTATCAAGCTGGGTTTGCCTAAGGATGTTCACTTCCCGTGCCATTTGTTAAGCGGAGGGCAGTTGGCTCGTCTTCGTTTATGGCAGCTTTTTAATGAACACGTTGGGTTGCTTGTTTTAGATGAGCCATCGAATCATCTCGATAGGGAAGGTAGACGGTGGTTAGTCGAGCAAATGAGCCGGTATTCAGGAGGTATTTTGTTGATCAGCCACGATAGGCAATTGCTTCGACATATGGACAGAATTTGGGCTTTATCGACTTTAGGCTTGACTCAGTATGGTGGAAATTTTGACTTCTATGTAGAACAAAAGCACCAAGAATCCATGGCCATAGATCGCCAGCTTACGAGCGTGACAAAACAACAAAAGCACTTAGAGGTACAGGCTCAAAAAAATAAAGAAAAATCTGACCAAAGAGCAGCAAAAGGAAACCAAACTCGTGTAAAAGGAGGAATGCCAAAAATCGTACTTAACCAGCTTCGCAGTCGAGCGACCGCCAACGTGTCGAATCGAATGAAAAATGAGGGTGGACGGCGAGAGCTGTTACAAGACAAGGCGAGCTTATTGCAAGCGAGGCAAGAGCAGTTAAAAGAGCAAAAAGTTTATCTTTCAGATGGGGTTAACCGGTCGAAAAATTTGGTGTCGATTGTCAATGGTTTACTTCCTTTTGGCTCTTGTGAACCTATTGATTTACAGATAAGTCGTGGCATCAAATTGCATCTTCAAGGAGGGAATGGAAGCGGAAAGTCGACTTTATTAAAAGTGCTGTTAGGCCATGAAAAATATGCGGAAGGGACGTGGTCCATCAACACGCCAATGATGTACTTAGACCAACACTTTGGGCTGTTGAACGAGCGACTCTCTCTGCTTGATAATGTGTGTCTACTTTGTGACGGAGTGCAACACAGTGAAGCAAGAACATTACTGGCGGGTATTGGATTTCGTCGAGATGATGTTCATCGTTTAGCAAATAAACTCAGTGGTGGTGAGAAAATGAAGCTCTCGATGCTCGTGGTAAGCCATCAAACCAAGCATCCGCTGTTACTTCTTGATGAGCCGGATAACCATCTGGACCTCGATTCTAAAAGGCTATTGTCCCGAGCTCTTAATCGTTATCAAGGCGCGTTTGTCATAGTCAGTCACGATGAAGAGTTTGTGCAAGAGTGTGGCGTGAATAGGCCTTTTGTGTTGTCAATGTAA